The following proteins come from a genomic window of Leopardus geoffroyi isolate Oge1 chromosome A3, O.geoffroyi_Oge1_pat1.0, whole genome shotgun sequence:
- the SNX17 gene encoding sorting nexin-17 has translation MHFSIPETESRSGDSGGSAYVAYNIHVNGVLHCRVRYSQLLGLHEQLRKEYGANVLPAFPPKKLFSLTPAEVEQRREQLEKYMQAVRQDPLLGSSETFNSFLRRAQQETQQVPTEEVSLEVLLSNGQKVLVNVLTSDQTEDVLEAVAAKLDLPDDLIGYFSLFLVREKEDGTFSFVRKLQEFELPYVSVTSLRSQEYKIVLRKSYWDSAYDDDVMENRVGLNLLYAQTVSDIERGWILVTKEQHRQLKSLQEKVSKKEFLRLAQTLRHYGYLRFDACVADFPEKDCPVVVSAGNSELSLQLRLPGQQLREGSFRVTRMRCWRVTSSVPLPSGGTSSPGRGRGEVRLELAFEYLMSKDRLQWVTITSPQAIMMSICLQSMVDELMVKKSGGSIRKMLRRRVGGTLRRSDSQQAVKSPPLLESPDASRESMVKLSSKLSAVSLRGIGSPSTDASASDVHGNFAFEGIGDEDL, from the exons ATGCACTTTTCCATTCCTGAAACCGAGTCCCGCAGCGGGGACAGCGGCGGCTCCGCCTACGTG GCCTATAATATCCACGTGAATGGAGTCCTTCATTGCCGGGTGCGCTACAGCCAGCTCCTGGGGCTGCACGAGCAG CTTCGGAAGGAGTATGGGGCCAATGTTCTTCCTGCATTTCCCCCAAAGAAGCTTTTCTCTCTGACACCTGCTGAGGTAGAACAGAGGAGAGAGCAGTTAGAGAAGTACATGCAAGCCG TTCGGCAAGACCCGCTGCTTGGGAGCAGTGAGACCTTCAATAGCTTTCTGCGTCGAGCGCAGCAG GAGACACAGCAGGTCCCCACAGAGGAAGTTTCCTTGGAAGTGCTGCTCAGCAACGGGCAGAAAGTTCTCGTCAATGTGCTAACTTCAGATCAGACTGAAGATGTCCTAGAG GCTGTGGCTGCAAAGCTGGATCTTCCAGATGACTTGATCGGATACTTCAGTCTCTTTCTAGTTCGAGAGAAAGAGGATGGAACCTTTTCTT TCGTACGGAAGTTGCAAGAGTTTGAGCTGCCTTATGTATCTGTCACCAGTCTTCGGAGTCAAGAGTATAAGATTGTGCTAAGGAAGAG TTACTGGGACTCTGCCTATGACGACGATGTCATGGAGAACCGGGTTGGCCTGAACCTGCTTTATGCTCAG ACAGTATCAGACATTGAGCGTGGGTGGATTCTGGTCACCAAGGAGCAGCACCGGCAGCTCAAATCTCTGCAAGAGAAGGTCTCCAAGAAGGAG TTCCTGCGGCTGGCTCAGACACTGCGGCACTATGGCTACTTGCGCTTCGATGCCTGTGTGGCTGACTTCCCAGAGAAGGACTGTCCCGTGGTAGTGAGTGCAGGCAACAGTGAGCTTAGCCTCCAGCTCCGCCTGCCTGGCCAGCAACTCCGAGAAGGCTCCTTCCGGGTCACCCGCATGCGGTGCTGGCGGGTCACCTCCTCT gtGCCACTGCCCAGTGGAGGCACAAGCAGCCCAGGCCGGGGCCGGGGTGAGGTGCGCCTGGAACTGGCTTTTGAATACCTCATGAGCAAGGACCGGCTACAGTGGGTCACCATCACCAGCCCCCAG GCTATCATGATGAGTATCTGCTTGCAGTCTATGGTAGATGAACTGATGGTGAAGAAATCTGGTGGCAGCATCAGGAAG ATGCTGCGTCGGCGAGTAGGGGGCACCCTGAGACGCTCAGACAGCCAGCAAGCAGTGAagtccccacccctgctt GAGTCACCCGATGCCAGCCGGGAGTCCATGGTCAAACTCTCA AGCAAGCTGAGTGCCGTGAGCTTGCGGGGGATTGGCAGTCCCAGCACAGATGCCAGTGCCAGTGATGTCCACGGCAATTTTGCCTTCGAGGGCATTGGAGATGAGGATCTGTGA